The window ACAAAGAACTTTATGAAGGATTCCAAAAAGAAATGGAGGCTTTGAAGGAAGTTGGCGGTGGTCATCTTGGTGTCGCATCTACGTATGAAGTAGTGACGGATACAGATGAGATTCTCTCGATTAGCCGCTACGCAGTGAACATAGTAGGTTCTTCATCTACTACTATGAGAACAGATACGATTGATAAAAAAAATGAAGTTTTAATAACATTACCTAGTCTATTTAAAGACGACAAAGGATACATCGAGACAATCTCCACGTATATTAAGGGGGAAATGAAAAAAGAGATGGCTGCTGATGAAATGAACATGTACTGGATTGCCGGTGAAGAAGAAGTTTTTGATGGTTTTGATACCATTCGACCAGACCAAACATTCTCTATTACTTCAGATCATAAGCTAACCATTTCCTTCGATAAATATGAAGTGGCGCCAGGTAGTATGGGCGTTATTACATTTGAAATACCAACGGATGTTATAAAGGAAGAGCTAATTAGTGATTATTATATTAAGTGATTCTAATGATATTCGACCGATTATCATTGATATTCAACCGGTTACTGGTTACTAGCTTATCCAACCAATAATCGGACTTATTTTTCTAAAACAACACTCACAAAAAAACGCTCCTTCTCACAAATTTGTGAAAAGGAGCAGTTTTTATTTATGAAGGCATCGGTGTTTTGGTTGGTGCCGCATAACCTTCTTTATATGTTTCATCAATGGTATTGCGAATTTCTACTAATGACTTTCCTTCTTGGATCATTTGGATGGATGTGATAGCCGTTTCTAGACAGGCTGCACAACGAGTTCCATGATCATCCCAAACGACTTCCCCATTTTCTTTTATTTCATGGACGAAGCAGTTGAAATTACTTTCGTGACCTGCACTATCTCCGCAGCCACAATAGCAAGGCATCCACTTTAGTACATCATTTGCCTTTGCAGCGGCTTGATAGACAAGCTTCATGTCCTCGGACTGTG is drawn from Psychrobacillus sp. INOP01 and contains these coding sequences:
- a CDS encoding DUF3298 and DUF4163 domain-containing protein; its protein translation is MSKLNDSKKQYNDIEIPTELKQVVSKSVQTVKREQLKKKPSFKKFGLGVAAAAAIFVAGVNVNPTLAQSLSTVPILGSIIQVVSIQEITIEEDTYNADLKTPNVTGLTNKELENSLNEKYIAENKELYEGFQKEMEALKEVGGGHLGVASTYEVVTDTDEILSISRYAVNIVGSSSTTMRTDTIDKKNEVLITLPSLFKDDKGYIETISTYIKGEMKKEMAADEMNMYWIAGEEEVFDGFDTIRPDQTFSITSDHKLTISFDKYEVAPGSMGVITFEIPTDVIKEELISDYYIK
- a CDS encoding PCYCGC motif-containing (lipo)protein, producing MKKILFILFSCILVLSACGKENEKENHEEHEDHVGHLENGDLQETTASTDVLPAFLETQSEDMKLVYQAAAKANDVLKWMPCYCGCGDSAGHESNFNCFVHEIKENGEVVWDDHGTRCAACLETAITSIQMIQEGKSLVEIRNTIDETYKEGYAAPTKTPMPS